The Paenibacillus sp. MBLB1832 genome has a window encoding:
- a CDS encoding AraC family transcriptional regulator, translated as MNQDFMNRFIPKINAILLRDENFWQGNDYQAVRTATQVCNMGFILSGSGTLEIRDMVYPLQKGCFYQLSPIGSSIRMTSSLEAPLVYLAIHFDYRLMQWEGMELSIQEAKTGLPLPHVTELASASDAEARFRKLYHMWTEKQAGYEWRSRIALTELLSDIEGMQGQQHLPDTKSDELMKSAMMYVNKQFHNPMSRDAMAKQCAMSVSYFSVLFKKYTGYSYVQYIHKVRLDRAKVLLRSSYAPISEIAREIGYEDPLYFSKMFMREVGLSPREYRKE; from the coding sequence ATGAATCAAGATTTTATGAATCGCTTTATACCGAAGATCAATGCTATTCTGCTTCGCGATGAAAACTTTTGGCAGGGAAATGACTATCAAGCGGTTCGAACGGCTACACAGGTGTGTAACATGGGTTTTATTTTAAGTGGAAGCGGTACGCTCGAAATTAGAGATATGGTCTATCCCTTACAGAAGGGTTGTTTCTATCAGCTGTCACCAATTGGGAGTTCCATCCGAATGACGTCTTCTCTTGAGGCGCCGCTTGTTTATCTTGCCATTCATTTCGATTATCGTCTGATGCAATGGGAGGGTATGGAGCTTAGCATACAGGAGGCTAAAACAGGTTTGCCACTTCCTCATGTGACAGAGCTGGCCTCAGCATCAGATGCTGAAGCGAGGTTTCGCAAGCTTTACCACATGTGGACTGAAAAGCAGGCTGGCTATGAATGGCGATCGCGGATAGCCTTGACAGAGCTGCTGTCGGACATTGAAGGGATGCAAGGCCAACAGCATTTGCCGGATACGAAGTCAGATGAGCTGATGAAGTCAGCCATGATGTATGTAAATAAGCAATTCCACAACCCGATGAGCAGGGATGCGATGGCGAAGCAATGTGCCATGTCTGTGAGCTATTTTTCTGTCCTATTCAAAAAATACACAGGCTACAGTTATGTGCAATATATTCATAAAGTAAGGTTAGATCGAGCCAAAGTCCTTCTCCGCAGCAGCTATGCGCCTATTTCAGAGATTGCTAGAGAAATTGGTTACGAAGATCCTCTTTATTTCTCCAAAATGTTTATGCGTGAGGTCGGGCTATCCCCTAGAGAATATCGGAAAGAGTAA
- a CDS encoding extracellular solute-binding protein — MKKNIYRNAALLAVVTTLTAASLTACGGSNSNTSSSSSPAVTKKEDPTPISIMSVFFSVGPIGADNVILKEYEKRTNTKLNINWVSGNNYAEKVSVALASGEMADMTLVLDTEGPNSSLMRGMVAQGAFWEIGKYYKDYPNLAKLPADIWNNIKMGDGKIYGLPRPRPLEGNNAGQVNIRKDWLDKLGLKVPETTDDLYEAMKQFTNNDPDGNGQKDTVGLVSNIGTNDLGGLRQIVNIFNASNYDWKVDSNGNLQHMYTEPGTKQALLWLRKAYAEGLIHKDIGVLKGTQVVEIEQSNKAGIGFDPLSQAWTVDEVLRKTNPKAETLPLVALSGPNGKFIGRNTGVYGMFMIPKSVPEAKMKKILELYNYGLSDEGDELGRYGLPDVHFTKNGDLYVTNDQAKTDALTTMSNIFSKFDKYQLAKQGNKIPADYVDRNKKITDERSKVSTSFPVSGVMSDTEMKIGADLGKKYVENFMKVMLGSAPIEAWDDYVAKLKADPEYQKMIKEKNDSYKAVNGKK; from the coding sequence ATGAAAAAAAATATCTACAGAAATGCCGCACTCTTAGCTGTAGTGACAACTTTGACAGCAGCATCTTTGACTGCATGCGGAGGCAGCAACAGCAATACCTCAAGCTCTTCTTCTCCTGCAGTAACCAAGAAGGAGGATCCAACTCCGATCTCGATCATGAGCGTATTCTTCAGTGTTGGACCGATCGGTGCAGATAATGTGATCCTGAAGGAATATGAGAAGCGTACCAACACCAAGCTCAACATTAACTGGGTCAGCGGCAACAACTATGCTGAGAAGGTGAGTGTCGCACTAGCATCTGGCGAGATGGCGGATATGACGTTAGTTCTGGACACTGAAGGTCCCAACAGCTCATTGATGCGGGGCATGGTTGCCCAAGGCGCTTTCTGGGAAATCGGCAAATATTATAAGGATTATCCGAACCTAGCTAAACTGCCAGCGGATATTTGGAACAACATCAAGATGGGCGATGGCAAGATCTATGGACTTCCTAGACCTCGTCCATTGGAAGGCAATAATGCTGGACAAGTGAACATCCGGAAAGACTGGTTGGATAAGCTGGGGTTGAAGGTGCCAGAGACAACGGATGATCTTTACGAAGCAATGAAGCAATTTACTAACAATGACCCTGACGGCAATGGTCAGAAGGATACCGTTGGTTTAGTGTCCAATATTGGCACGAATGATCTTGGCGGATTACGGCAGATCGTCAACATCTTCAACGCATCCAACTACGATTGGAAAGTAGATAGCAATGGCAACCTGCAGCACATGTACACCGAGCCGGGCACCAAGCAAGCGCTTCTCTGGCTGCGTAAAGCCTATGCTGAGGGCTTGATTCACAAGGATATCGGCGTACTGAAAGGCACTCAAGTGGTTGAAATTGAGCAATCAAACAAAGCTGGCATCGGATTTGACCCCCTTTCCCAAGCATGGACCGTGGATGAAGTGCTCCGCAAGACCAACCCAAAGGCGGAAACCTTGCCACTGGTTGCTCTCTCAGGTCCGAACGGCAAATTCATTGGACGTAACACCGGCGTATACGGAATGTTCATGATTCCGAAGTCAGTTCCTGAAGCCAAGATGAAGAAAATTCTGGAGCTCTACAACTACGGTCTGAGTGACGAAGGCGACGAACTGGGACGCTACGGTCTGCCTGATGTCCATTTTACAAAAAACGGCGACCTCTATGTTACCAACGATCAAGCGAAAACAGATGCTTTGACCACCATGAGCAATATCTTCTCCAAATTTGACAAGTATCAACTTGCAAAACAAGGCAATAAGATTCCTGCGGACTATGTAGATAGAAACAAAAAGATTACCGATGAAAGATCCAAGGTTAGTACTTCCTTCCCGGTCTCTGGTGTTATGTCTGATACAGAGATGAAAATTGGCGCCGACCTTGGTAAGAAATATGTAGAAAACTTCATGAAGGTTATGTTGGGCAGTGCTCCGATCGAAGCATGGGACGATTATGTTGCCAAGCTGAAAGCAGATCCGGAATATCAGAAGATGATCAAGGAAAAGAACGATTCTTATAAAGCAGTTAACGGCAAGAAATAG
- a CDS encoding cache domain-containing sensor histidine kinase codes for MEAKELKVRSFLSFLRTSFYVKMILIMLLVSVIPLITLSFLAISLFERTFERQLNHANYQVVNQVTERINVITDRMQQISFQYAVMPTINNALSPYKSVFDGIEKMKELLATFDTGLPIIGDADAYVLYRHTDSSLLATNEAVTSLDNSRYRNIVTDFIEKGKSFVLDNVDKLQVDPVLLKDHSYFLRRIPTDPTKELSGVLIISVHNQTFNKLIQQIQIGPKSTFWITTPDGNVVAASQDNKPAYIDRKQHMKSIIQVWEENGRPEYFFNGDHILAIQQSAGQFPWLVISEVPTDELLSSSRTIRSTLFISLTLLITIGLFSIFFFGYYLYRPLQRIKLHINGFKLGDFSRRLPVQNRNEIGDLAMLLNTMAARMQDLITELKETEQAKRKQEIRALQSQINPHFLYNSLNSINMLAMMKDYSTIREMMNSLVSLLRYSMEHMEQSVPLQMELDYLQKYVRTMQIRYRNNFRLECVIEPKLQAMKVPKLMLQPLIENAIQHGILAKEDLSGGIITISAAYWQGSQRIILTISDNGAGMSDSRLSEIQALLQQQGNDDNIGLKNVSDRVRLVFGSEASFTIDSTPGTGSVIRIILPEEEIAYEEEQGDDEVL; via the coding sequence ATGGAGGCGAAAGAACTGAAAGTAAGATCCTTCTTATCCTTCCTGAGGACCAGTTTCTATGTCAAAATGATCCTTATTATGCTGCTGGTATCGGTCATACCACTCATCACCCTGTCTTTTCTTGCTATTTCATTGTTTGAGCGTACATTCGAGCGCCAGCTCAACCATGCCAATTATCAGGTTGTTAATCAAGTAACCGAACGTATTAACGTGATAACCGACCGCATGCAGCAGATAAGCTTTCAATATGCCGTCATGCCTACAATCAATAACGCGCTGTCCCCCTATAAATCCGTCTTCGACGGAATTGAGAAGATGAAAGAGCTTCTCGCTACCTTTGATACTGGACTCCCCATTATCGGAGATGCGGACGCGTATGTATTATATCGACATACGGATAGCTCTCTTTTAGCAACTAATGAAGCTGTCACTTCCTTGGACAACTCCCGCTACCGGAATATCGTTACTGATTTTATAGAAAAAGGGAAGTCCTTTGTCCTGGATAATGTGGATAAGCTGCAGGTGGATCCTGTTCTCCTAAAGGACCACTCTTATTTTCTCCGTCGTATTCCCACTGACCCTACAAAGGAGTTGAGCGGAGTGCTGATTATCAGTGTACATAACCAAACCTTCAATAAACTCATCCAGCAAATCCAGATCGGCCCGAAATCCACGTTTTGGATTACAACACCGGATGGCAATGTGGTTGCAGCCTCACAAGATAACAAGCCAGCCTATATAGACCGGAAACAGCATATGAAGAGCATCATTCAAGTATGGGAGGAAAATGGGAGACCTGAGTATTTCTTTAATGGAGATCACATTTTAGCCATTCAGCAATCCGCTGGGCAATTCCCATGGCTAGTCATATCCGAAGTGCCTACTGACGAGTTGCTGAGCAGCAGCAGAACGATTCGCAGTACCTTATTTATCTCATTAACCCTACTAATAACCATTGGTCTCTTTAGTATTTTCTTCTTCGGTTATTACCTTTACCGTCCATTGCAGAGAATTAAGCTGCATATCAACGGTTTCAAGTTGGGGGATTTCAGCCGGCGCTTACCCGTTCAGAATCGCAATGAGATCGGCGATCTGGCCATGCTGCTAAATACGATGGCTGCCCGCATGCAGGACCTGATTACCGAACTGAAGGAAACGGAACAGGCCAAACGCAAGCAGGAGATTCGCGCACTGCAGTCTCAGATTAACCCTCATTTTCTATACAATAGCTTAAACTCCATCAACATGCTGGCGATGATGAAGGATTATTCGACAATCCGTGAAATGATGAACAGCCTGGTCTCCTTGCTCCGTTACTCTATGGAGCACATGGAACAATCCGTTCCCCTTCAGATGGAGTTGGATTATCTCCAGAAGTATGTACGGACCATGCAGATCCGGTACCGCAACAACTTCCGTCTTGAATGCGTTATTGAGCCCAAGCTGCAAGCTATGAAGGTGCCTAAGCTTATGCTCCAACCCTTGATCGAAAACGCCATCCAGCATGGAATTTTGGCTAAGGAGGATTTGTCTGGAGGCATTATAACCATATCTGCCGCTTACTGGCAAGGTAGTCAACGCATAATTTTGACCATATCGGACAACGGAGCTGGTATGAGCGATTCCAGACTAAGTGAGATTCAGGCCCTGCTGCAGCAGCAAGGAAACGATGACAACATCGGGCTGAAAAATGTTTCCGACCGGGTCCGGTTGGTATTTGGATCTGAGGCCTCTTTTACAATTGATAGCACCCCTGGTACCGGTTCAGTGATTCGGATCATATTACCAGAAGAAGAGATCGCATATGAGGAGGAACAAGGGGATGACGAAGTCCTATAG
- a CDS encoding response regulator transcription factor, translated as MTKSYRVVLIEDEELARELFKQLINESNGVFEVIGEAANGKAGYTLIQSLKPDFVVTDISMPVWTGLDLIHEMKQTMKELPQTIILTCHQDFHYAQQAVHLGASSYLLKDDCLSDTGLLIRTLISLVPSVIDHAEKQRKQAELETKLRTNEISINRNSLLSTMRKSAKEWQSYLSQTLRVPMDNSHQYLFLVEFDRKSLRFMEAEEPEQKLWEFAGVNVLQELLQQHGYANVVAVNVSRFLCICALTKHVPELASDISDSLNRYLKINSFVHCHQAVTSLIEAEQAVKQLLKEHLLFFYEPHKITVHPQMPESPHELMSTDQKSDWCKILREAMYSSTLLANEMKHLAEEARQKQWRPQDILGICTEVLLNIKLTQSESAGSSLRLQTLLHHLGTCQTMRQIVDVMLLEFASQNQKTVHSAAEQVVLQKIELMNADMSQSYSLEEMAASVGYSAPYFSRTFKKVVGENFSQYLMHIRIQKAKQLLLTTDMRTFEVSYQVGIENYRNFNKIFKKIVGMSPNQYRIYGKTTMEDQNI; from the coding sequence ATGACGAAGTCCTATAGGGTAGTCCTTATCGAGGATGAAGAATTGGCTCGTGAACTATTCAAGCAGTTAATCAACGAATCAAACGGCGTATTTGAGGTCATTGGCGAGGCGGCTAATGGCAAAGCAGGATATACCCTTATTCAGAGCCTGAAGCCGGACTTTGTGGTCACAGACATCAGCATGCCAGTCTGGACAGGTTTGGACTTAATTCATGAGATGAAGCAAACGATGAAAGAGCTTCCGCAAACCATTATTCTGACCTGTCATCAAGATTTCCACTATGCCCAGCAGGCGGTGCACCTAGGCGCGTCCTCCTACTTGCTTAAAGATGACTGCTTGTCTGATACAGGGCTTTTAATTCGTACCCTGATCTCCCTCGTTCCGAGTGTTATCGATCATGCCGAGAAGCAGCGCAAGCAGGCCGAGCTGGAAACAAAGCTTAGAACCAATGAGATCAGCATTAATCGTAACTCGTTACTGAGCACCATGCGAAAATCCGCGAAGGAATGGCAATCCTATCTCTCACAGACGCTCCGTGTCCCCATGGACAATTCCCATCAATATCTCTTCTTGGTTGAATTCGACCGCAAGTCCTTGCGGTTTATGGAGGCGGAGGAGCCAGAACAAAAGCTATGGGAATTCGCCGGGGTGAACGTGCTACAGGAGCTGCTCCAACAACACGGCTACGCTAACGTGGTGGCGGTCAACGTGTCCCGTTTCTTGTGTATATGTGCACTTACGAAACATGTTCCGGAGTTAGCTTCTGATATTTCAGACAGCTTGAACCGATACTTGAAGATCAACAGCTTTGTACACTGCCACCAAGCTGTTACCTCATTAATAGAGGCTGAGCAGGCTGTGAAGCAGCTGCTGAAGGAACATCTGTTGTTCTTCTATGAGCCTCATAAGATAACCGTGCATCCACAAATGCCGGAGTCCCCTCATGAACTCATGTCAACAGACCAGAAATCCGACTGGTGCAAGATTCTGAGGGAAGCTATGTACAGCAGCACTCTGTTAGCAAATGAGATGAAGCATTTGGCGGAGGAAGCTCGCCAGAAGCAGTGGCGGCCACAAGACATATTAGGCATTTGTACCGAGGTTCTTCTAAACATAAAGCTTACGCAATCCGAATCCGCAGGCTCATCTCTGAGATTGCAAACACTCCTCCACCATCTAGGCACGTGTCAAACCATGAGGCAGATCGTAGACGTCATGTTGCTGGAATTCGCCAGTCAAAATCAGAAGACAGTACATTCTGCTGCGGAGCAGGTTGTGTTGCAGAAGATTGAACTAATGAACGCCGATATGAGCCAGTCGTATTCGTTGGAGGAGATGGCTGCGTCCGTTGGATACAGTGCTCCCTATTTCAGCCGTACCTTTAAGAAGGTTGTCGGAGAGAATTTCTCACAGTACTTAATGCATATTCGGATCCAGAAAGCAAAACAACTGCTACTCACTACCGACATGAGGACTTTTGAGGTTTCTTATCAGGTGGGTATTGAAAACTATCGGAATTTCAACAAAATTTTCAAGAAAATTGTGGGCATGAGCCCGAATCAATATCGTATCTACGGGAAAACAACTATGGAAGATCAAAATATATGA
- a CDS encoding FAD-dependent oxidoreductase, with translation MLLSRKVNGVLTQVPPAEDSFFETYDVIVVGLGTAGAAAVISAARKGLKVLGIERLTCMGGTGTAGGVLGYYFGSRGGEMESLDTKVAAMEKLAYTPSSGVNGEVKKLLLEQAALEAGATLSYDSTLTGVWAEGSVVRGIQWISPRGILNATASFVIDATGEGDVCRMLSCEFRGGREFDGQAQPFSNVLIKLENGRIHFVYTDSGYVVPHDPQSMSQAIVSSAILSTHLQAQYGEEQRILKVAPLLGVREGQFIVGEENVTFDKFMREDYDDKPIFFAYSNADNHSKDVAFESELQQDWTVASSLWGYNFTVPVPLGALIPKGFGGLMVAGRCLAVDHDMASCIRMKRDMQKSGEAAANAVYLAIKHNVSVRDVPYSELAELLMDTGCLKRDERVAFKETLSHADETNPLVKWLTAEDDIKAGLASDKPGVAIWSAKRLGDHVKNKLIAWVKQDTDHQLQRHSALSLGLIGDHHAAPLLRQMVVERDPYVPKTSRKYNQARGYAAIYLLGKMRDKEILPQLIQILEERGENLRFMDANREFISDETELYFQYASYSLVAMTKIGQAHPETRSLIYEVFNRFISRLDGSLIISFKGSSAIKFIMDTKVREWIRQAFIQWGCAV, from the coding sequence ATGCTGCTATCCAGAAAGGTTAATGGTGTGTTGACACAAGTACCTCCCGCGGAAGATTCTTTTTTTGAGACATACGATGTCATTGTTGTTGGTCTCGGAACTGCAGGAGCTGCAGCGGTGATTAGTGCGGCTAGGAAGGGACTCAAGGTTTTAGGCATCGAGAGGCTTACTTGTATGGGAGGAACAGGTACAGCTGGTGGCGTGCTTGGTTACTATTTCGGCTCAAGAGGCGGTGAGATGGAGAGTCTAGACACGAAAGTGGCAGCTATGGAAAAGCTCGCGTATACCCCGTCTTCAGGAGTAAACGGCGAAGTGAAGAAGCTTCTTCTGGAGCAAGCTGCTCTGGAGGCTGGGGCAACATTGAGCTATGATAGCACACTTACAGGTGTGTGGGCAGAGGGTTCAGTTGTCCGAGGCATACAATGGATATCTCCTCGAGGTATTTTGAATGCGACAGCTTCCTTTGTGATTGATGCTACCGGTGAAGGTGATGTCTGCCGTATGCTCTCTTGCGAATTTAGGGGTGGGCGTGAGTTTGATGGCCAGGCGCAGCCATTTTCCAATGTGCTAATCAAGCTGGAAAATGGGCGAATACACTTTGTTTATACAGATTCGGGATACGTTGTTCCACATGATCCTCAAAGTATGTCACAGGCCATCGTTTCTTCTGCGATACTGTCTACTCATCTGCAGGCTCAATATGGTGAGGAACAGCGGATTTTAAAGGTGGCTCCACTGCTCGGTGTTCGTGAAGGACAATTCATTGTTGGTGAAGAGAATGTGACATTCGATAAATTTATGCGGGAAGATTATGATGATAAGCCTATATTCTTCGCCTATTCCAATGCAGATAATCATAGTAAGGATGTTGCTTTTGAAAGTGAACTTCAGCAGGATTGGACGGTAGCCAGCAGCTTATGGGGCTATAATTTCACTGTGCCCGTGCCGCTGGGTGCGCTCATTCCCAAAGGATTCGGAGGACTTATGGTTGCTGGGCGCTGTCTTGCAGTTGACCATGACATGGCCTCTTGTATCCGAATGAAGCGGGATATGCAGAAGTCCGGGGAAGCGGCCGCTAACGCAGTCTATCTAGCTATTAAACATAATGTATCGGTACGGGACGTGCCCTATTCGGAGCTTGCCGAATTACTTATGGATACGGGTTGTCTGAAACGAGATGAGAGGGTTGCTTTCAAAGAAACACTTTCTCATGCCGATGAAACAAACCCTCTGGTGAAATGGTTAACAGCGGAGGACGACATCAAGGCGGGATTGGCGAGTGACAAGCCTGGCGTTGCCATCTGGTCAGCTAAGAGACTAGGAGATCACGTAAAGAACAAACTCATAGCATGGGTAAAACAGGACACAGATCATCAGCTGCAACGTCATAGCGCGCTGTCCCTTGGCTTAATCGGGGATCACCATGCTGCTCCGCTTTTGCGACAGATGGTCGTAGAAAGGGACCCCTATGTGCCGAAGACGAGCCGTAAATACAATCAAGCTCGCGGCTATGCAGCCATTTATCTATTAGGAAAGATGCGAGATAAGGAGATTCTTCCCCAATTGATACAGATTCTTGAAGAACGTGGTGAAAATTTAAGATTTATGGATGCCAATCGAGAGTTTATCTCGGATGAAACAGAACTATATTTCCAGTATGCTTCGTATTCACTTGTTGCCATGACGAAGATTGGTCAAGCACATCCTGAAACCCGATCACTCATTTATGAGGTGTTTAATCGATTTATTTCACGATTAGATGGTTCATTAATTATTTCATTTAAAGGCAGTTCAGCGATCAAATTTATCATGGATACCAAAGTACGAGAATGGATACGTCAAGCCTTCATTCAATGGGGCTGCGCGGTGTAG
- a CDS encoding carbohydrate ABC transporter permease, which produces MKRHVSELIFEYANYIFLFIIGAACIFPLYYVFVVSISDPIEYLHSKLLLFPTKITFINYKYIFSTPLFTRATGVSAFLSTVGTAMSIIVTSALAYALSRKRMLARKYLLLAIVFTTLFNPGLIPNYLLVRNLGLINHIWALIIPVLSSGWNVLLLKSFFDSIPESLEEAAIIDGCNDIQVWFRIVLPLSLPALATFSLFFAVAYWNTFFNAIMYINDFKKWPLQIVMQTLLIDSSTQSAYNEQIANPQALKMAAVVIATTPIMCVYPFLQKHFAKGVMLGAVKG; this is translated from the coding sequence GTGAAACGCCATGTCTCCGAATTGATTTTCGAGTACGCCAACTATATCTTTCTATTCATCATAGGAGCAGCATGTATATTCCCTCTCTATTATGTATTTGTCGTTTCCATTTCCGATCCGATTGAATATTTGCATAGTAAACTGCTGCTCTTCCCTACGAAGATCACGTTTATTAATTACAAGTATATCTTCTCCACTCCGCTCTTCACCCGAGCAACTGGGGTTTCCGCCTTTTTATCTACGGTAGGGACCGCCATGAGTATCATTGTTACATCGGCACTTGCCTATGCGCTATCCCGTAAAAGAATGCTGGCGAGAAAATATCTGCTGCTTGCCATTGTATTCACTACATTGTTCAATCCGGGGCTAATCCCGAATTACCTGCTCGTACGCAATCTGGGACTGATCAATCATATTTGGGCATTGATTATTCCAGTCCTTAGCAGCGGTTGGAATGTACTCCTGTTGAAGAGCTTCTTCGACAGCATTCCGGAGAGCCTAGAGGAAGCAGCTATTATTGACGGATGCAATGACATCCAAGTATGGTTCCGGATTGTTCTTCCCTTGTCCTTGCCTGCTCTGGCGACATTCAGCTTATTCTTCGCCGTTGCTTATTGGAATACATTCTTCAATGCGATTATGTATATCAATGACTTCAAGAAATGGCCGCTTCAGATTGTTATGCAAACCTTGTTGATTGATTCATCAACACAGTCCGCTTACAATGAACAAATTGCCAACCCACAAGCACTCAAGATGGCAGCAGTCGTCATTGCTACGACGCCAATTATGTGTGTGTACCCTTTCCTTCAGAAGCACTTCGCCAAAGGCGTCATGTTAGGTGCAGTAAAAGGTTAG
- a CDS encoding ATP-binding cassette domain-containing protein — protein MGGETIRALDDISIDIVQGEYVAIMGPSGSGKSTLMNIIGCLDVSDEGIYTLDEKHIHALKESMWSYR, from the coding sequence ATGGGTGGAGAGACGATCCGTGCGCTGGATGACATTTCGATAGATATTGTGCAGGGCGAGTATGTCGCCATTATGGGGCCGTCAGGTTCAGGTAAGTCCACGTTGATGAACATTATCGGTTGCCTAGACGTGTCCGACGAAGGGATCTATACACTTGACGAAAAGCATATTCACGCACTGAAGGAATCAATGTGGAGTTACCGTTGA
- a CDS encoding ABC transporter permease — protein MTTQTNSISKMPFVKPTVRASKTKKILLALFRDRYLYLLAIPGILYFLIFKFVPMWGLIISFQNYSPFLGILHSPWVGFEHFQRLFGNEDFKIIFRNTLAISFLNLLLFFPAPIVLSLLLNEVSSSVYKRWIQTVIYFPHFLSWVIIAGITFIMLGQADGLVNEIIAYFGGEKIAFLSEPKTFWLLLVVQNIWRDAGWGTVIFLAAITSVDPALYESARMDGANRFRQIWHITLPGIKNVIIVLLILRIGQVMEVGFEQIYLMSNAPVASLADVFDTYVYRNGVRAGQFSYSAAVGLFKSVIGLIMVLLANRLAKMFGEEGVY, from the coding sequence ATGACAACACAAACCAATTCGATTTCCAAAATGCCATTCGTAAAACCAACCGTCCGTGCAAGCAAAACCAAGAAGATCTTGCTGGCCCTGTTCAGAGACCGGTATCTGTACTTACTAGCTATACCCGGCATCTTGTACTTCCTTATTTTCAAGTTCGTACCCATGTGGGGGCTTATCATTTCCTTCCAGAATTATTCGCCGTTTCTAGGAATACTCCACAGCCCATGGGTTGGCTTTGAACACTTCCAACGGTTGTTCGGTAATGAGGACTTTAAAATCATCTTCCGCAATACACTGGCAATCAGCTTTCTTAATCTCCTGTTGTTCTTCCCAGCACCAATCGTATTATCCTTGCTGTTGAACGAAGTGAGTAGCTCGGTTTACAAAAGGTGGATTCAAACCGTGATCTACTTCCCGCATTTCCTGTCTTGGGTAATTATTGCTGGTATTACATTCATTATGTTGGGCCAAGCCGATGGTTTGGTAAATGAAATCATTGCTTACTTCGGAGGCGAGAAGATTGCCTTCCTCTCTGAGCCCAAGACCTTCTGGCTGTTGTTGGTTGTGCAAAATATTTGGAGGGACGCAGGCTGGGGAACGGTCATCTTCCTGGCTGCAATCACCAGTGTAGATCCAGCACTGTATGAATCAGCAAGAATGGACGGAGCCAACCGTTTCAGACAAATATGGCACATCACGCTGCCGGGCATCAAGAATGTCATTATCGTTCTTCTGATCCTTCGCATCGGACAAGTTATGGAGGTTGGCTTCGAGCAAATCTATCTGATGTCCAACGCACCTGTCGCAAGCCTCGCGGACGTATTCGATACTTATGTTTATCGCAACGGTGTCCGGGCAGGTCAATTCAGCTATAGCGCTGCAGTTGGATTATTCAAATCTGTTATTGGTTTAATCATGGTCTTGTTGGCCAACCGACTGGCCAAAATGTTTGGCGAAGAAGGAGTATATTAA